From a region of the Stenotrophomonas sp. BIO128-Bstrain genome:
- a CDS encoding IclR family transcriptional regulator C-terminal domain-containing protein → MSAAPPSRRPKRAPAPPQDRGLSHELMQQIQDNQGDPDFMTSLGRGLVVLSVFSQHPREVTMSQISTETGISRAAVRRVLYTLEKLGYVGEQGRGFVLLPRVLGIGGAYVASSSMTAAAQPVLDALRDDLHESCSLGVLDGDDVLYVARAETVRIMSIGLRAGSRLPAYCTSMGRVLLAALPRDTLESYLERNPLRPRTERTVTRMEDFLEMLDRVRRDGVSLVDQELEIGLRSIAVPVHARNGTVVGALNIGTQAGRISLGVMQSQLLPRLREAAQRLGNLLH, encoded by the coding sequence ATGTCTGCCGCACCTCCCAGCCGTCGTCCCAAGCGCGCCCCTGCCCCACCGCAGGATCGCGGGCTCAGCCACGAGCTGATGCAGCAGATCCAGGACAACCAGGGCGATCCGGATTTCATGACGTCCCTTGGCCGTGGCCTGGTCGTGCTGAGTGTGTTTTCGCAGCACCCGCGCGAAGTGACGATGTCGCAGATCAGCACCGAGACCGGTATATCGCGCGCGGCCGTGCGGCGCGTGCTCTACACGCTGGAGAAGCTGGGCTACGTGGGTGAGCAGGGCCGTGGCTTCGTACTGCTGCCGCGCGTGCTCGGCATTGGCGGCGCCTACGTGGCCTCTTCGTCGATGACCGCCGCTGCCCAGCCCGTGCTGGATGCGCTTCGCGACGACCTGCATGAGTCGTGCTCGCTGGGCGTGCTCGACGGTGATGATGTGCTTTACGTGGCCCGCGCTGAAACAGTGCGGATCATGTCGATCGGCCTGCGCGCCGGCAGCCGCCTGCCGGCCTACTGCACCTCGATGGGCCGCGTGCTGCTCGCGGCATTGCCGCGCGACACGCTGGAAAGCTACCTGGAGCGCAATCCGTTGCGGCCCCGCACCGAGCGCACCGTCACGCGCATGGAGGACTTCCTGGAGATGCTCGATCGCGTGCGCCGCGATGGCGTTTCCCTGGTGGACCAGGAACTGGAGATCGGCCTGCGCTCGATCGCCGTACCGGTGCATGCGCGCAATGGCACCGTGGTGGGCGCCCTCAACATCGGCACCCAGGCCGGGCGCATCAGCCTGGGCGTCATGCAATCGCAGCTGCTGCCGCGGCTGCGCGAAGCGGCCCAGCGGCTGGGCAACCTGCTGCACTGA
- the pcaC gene encoding 4-carboxymuconolactone decarboxylase produces the protein MDEQERYEAGLAVRRAVLGDAHVERSLQARTDFTEEFQAFITRTAWGTVWTREGLPRHTRSLLTIVMMVALGHDEEFKLHIRAARNNGVTPDEIKEALLQAAIYCGVPAANHAFALARPILEEQAGEQTG, from the coding sequence ATGGACGAACAGGAACGATACGAAGCCGGCCTCGCCGTACGCCGCGCCGTGCTCGGTGACGCGCACGTAGAGCGCTCGCTGCAGGCACGCACCGATTTCACCGAGGAGTTCCAGGCCTTCATCACGCGCACGGCGTGGGGCACGGTCTGGACGCGCGAGGGCCTGCCGCGGCATACGCGCTCGCTGTTGACCATCGTGATGATGGTGGCGCTGGGCCACGACGAAGAGTTCAAGCTGCACATCCGCGCCGCCCGCAACAACGGCGTCACCCCTGACGAGATCAAGGAAGCCTTGCTGCAGGCTGCGATCTACTGTGGCGTACCTGCCGCCAATCACGCCTTCGCGCTGGCCAGGCCGATTCTCGAAGAGCAGGCGGGCGAACAGACCGGGTGA
- the pcaD gene encoding 3-oxoadipate enol-lactonase, giving the protein MPFLELESHRLHYRIDGAVDAPWLTFCNSLGTDLHMWDRQVDALSARFRILRYDRRGHGQSSAAPGLYSVAGLGADVVALWDHLGVERSHFCGLSIGGLTGQWLGVHAGERLHTLTVAATAAKIGTLESWNTRIEQVRRDGLLPLREGTAKRWFTPAFAQAEPAVVEDILQRFVATDVGGYIGCCHAVATADFRDQLGRIRVPTLAIAGDDDPVCPPADLDAIAQGVADGHAITVPGRHICNIESAEAFTAALAAHLR; this is encoded by the coding sequence ATGCCGTTTCTTGAGCTGGAATCGCACCGCCTGCATTACCGCATCGATGGAGCGGTCGATGCGCCGTGGCTGACGTTCTGCAACTCGCTGGGCACCGACCTGCACATGTGGGACCGGCAAGTCGATGCGCTGTCGGCACGGTTCCGTATCCTGCGCTATGACCGCCGCGGGCATGGCCAGTCCAGCGCCGCCCCGGGCCTGTACAGCGTCGCCGGGCTGGGCGCGGACGTGGTGGCGCTGTGGGACCACCTGGGTGTCGAGCGCAGCCATTTCTGCGGGCTTTCCATCGGCGGGCTGACCGGGCAATGGCTGGGTGTGCATGCCGGTGAGCGCCTGCACACGCTGACCGTGGCCGCCACGGCCGCGAAGATTGGCACGCTGGAAAGCTGGAACACACGCATTGAGCAGGTACGACGCGACGGCCTGCTGCCGCTGCGCGAGGGAACGGCCAAGCGCTGGTTCACCCCGGCCTTCGCGCAGGCGGAGCCGGCCGTGGTGGAGGACATCCTGCAGCGCTTCGTTGCCACGGACGTGGGCGGTTACATCGGCTGCTGCCATGCCGTGGCCACGGCCGACTTCCGCGATCAGCTGGGGCGCATCCGGGTGCCGACACTGGCGATCGCCGGCGACGATGATCCGGTGTGCCCGCCGGCGGATCTGGACGCCATCGCGCAGGGTGTGGCCGATGGTCACGCCATCACTGTGCCCGGGCGCCACATCTGCAACATCGAATCCGCCGAGGCGTTCACCGCAGCGCTCGCCGCCCATCTTCGTTGA
- a CDS encoding 3-carboxy-cis,cis-muconate cycloisomerase → MSDSYSLLGGLFSAPEVDAVFTDTARLQAMLDVEAALARAQVRCAVIPAGALGPIEASCQAALYDVSALGHATALAGNPAIPLVKALTAQVARDSAEAARWVHWGATSQDIIDTGAVLQLRAALGWVQDRLQLLCDAVAGLADAERGTGLPGRTLLQQAVPVTFGLKAAGWLDALQRSRRRLQALHADTLVLQFGGAAGTLASLQTRGLDVAQALGEELGLPVPSLPWHTARDRVAEFGSAFALLTGTLGKIATDIVLLMQSEVAEAFEPAGEGKGGSSAMPHKRNPVGCVAAIAAASRVPGLLSTLFVAMPQPHERAAGQWHAEWETVPEIVRLCAGSLAQVTGVVQGLQLDRARMQQHLDSHGGLLYAEAVAVTLAEGMGKSAAHALVEHAARQALAQHQHLRDVLAQIPEVTAQLSPTQLDALFTPDSWRGMADTWIDRVLAQR, encoded by the coding sequence ATGAGCGATTCCTACTCCCTGCTCGGTGGCCTGTTCAGTGCGCCGGAGGTCGATGCGGTGTTCACCGACACTGCGCGGCTGCAGGCGATGCTCGATGTTGAAGCCGCGCTCGCACGGGCGCAGGTGCGCTGTGCGGTGATCCCCGCCGGGGCGTTGGGGCCGATCGAAGCTTCGTGCCAGGCCGCGCTGTATGACGTGTCAGCGCTGGGCCATGCAACGGCGCTGGCCGGCAATCCCGCCATTCCGCTGGTCAAGGCGTTGACCGCGCAGGTGGCACGCGACAGCGCCGAGGCAGCGCGGTGGGTGCATTGGGGCGCGACCAGCCAGGACATCATCGACACCGGCGCGGTGCTGCAGTTGCGCGCCGCACTGGGCTGGGTGCAGGACCGCCTGCAGCTGCTCTGCGATGCCGTGGCGGGATTGGCCGATGCCGAACGCGGTACCGGTTTGCCCGGCCGCACGCTGCTGCAGCAGGCGGTGCCGGTGACCTTCGGCTTGAAGGCCGCCGGCTGGCTCGATGCACTGCAGCGCAGCCGGCGTCGCCTGCAGGCCCTGCATGCCGATACGCTGGTGCTGCAGTTCGGCGGTGCCGCGGGCACGTTGGCATCGCTGCAGACGCGCGGCCTGGACGTGGCCCAGGCGCTGGGCGAGGAGCTTGGGTTGCCGGTGCCTTCCTTGCCCTGGCACACCGCACGCGATCGCGTGGCCGAGTTCGGCAGCGCGTTCGCCTTGTTGACCGGCACGCTGGGCAAGATCGCCACCGATATCGTGCTGCTGATGCAGTCCGAAGTGGCCGAGGCGTTCGAGCCGGCCGGCGAGGGCAAGGGCGGTTCCTCAGCGATGCCCCACAAGCGCAACCCGGTCGGCTGCGTGGCGGCGATCGCGGCGGCCAGCCGGGTGCCGGGTCTGCTGTCCACGCTGTTCGTGGCGATGCCGCAGCCGCACGAGCGCGCCGCTGGGCAGTGGCATGCCGAGTGGGAAACCGTGCCCGAGATCGTGCGCCTGTGCGCTGGCAGCCTGGCCCAGGTAACGGGAGTGGTGCAGGGCCTGCAGCTTGACCGCGCGCGCATGCAGCAGCACCTGGACAGCCACGGCGGCCTGCTCTATGCCGAGGCGGTGGCGGTGACGCTGGCCGAAGGAATGGGAAAGTCCGCCGCACACGCGCTGGTGGAACACGCCGCGCGCCAGGCGCTTGCGCAGCACCAGCACCTGCGTGACGTGCTCGCGCAGATCCCCGAGGTCACCGCGCAGTTGTCGCCCACGCAACTGGACGCTTTGTTCACACCCGACAGCTGGCGCGGGATGGCCGATACCTGGATCGACCGCGTACTGGCGCAGCGTTGA
- the pcaG gene encoding protocatechuate 3,4-dioxygenase subunit alpha: protein MSFQSTPWQTVGPYYRLGLEPLYRTDIAPAQAQGERVQVQGQVFDGLGVPVSDAVLEIWQADAQGIYAHPEDPQHADHDPAFDGWGRVPTDEQGRFAFTTVRPGSVAGPNGQAQAPHLMVLVFMRGLLRAASARLYFSDAPGNAEDPILALVPAERRATLIAQAQGNGLYHWDVRMQGELETVFFDY, encoded by the coding sequence ATGAGTTTCCAATCCACTCCGTGGCAAACAGTGGGCCCGTACTACCGCCTGGGCCTGGAACCGCTGTACCGCACCGATATCGCACCGGCACAGGCGCAGGGTGAGCGCGTGCAGGTCCAGGGGCAGGTGTTCGATGGCTTGGGCGTTCCCGTGTCCGATGCCGTGCTGGAAATCTGGCAGGCCGATGCGCAGGGCATCTATGCGCACCCGGAAGACCCGCAGCATGCCGATCACGATCCGGCGTTCGACGGCTGGGGCCGAGTGCCGACCGATGAGCAGGGGCGCTTTGCCTTCACCACGGTGCGCCCGGGCAGCGTCGCAGGGCCAAACGGCCAGGCGCAGGCGCCGCACCTGATGGTGCTGGTGTTCATGCGCGGCCTGCTGCGGGCGGCCAGTGCGCGCCTGTATTTCAGCGACGCCCCCGGCAATGCCGAGGATCCGATCCTGGCCCTGGTGCCGGCCGAGCGCCGCGCCACCCTCATCGCACAGGCCCAGGGCAATGGCCTGTACCACTGGGACGTGCGCATGCAGGGTGAGCTGGAAACGGTCTTCTTTGATTACTGA
- the pcaH gene encoding protocatechuate 3,4-dioxygenase subunit beta, producing MSDPTDLRGYRRPYPGTQPDRIHLPYASTRLRGPGRDPIRIPATLSEVTGPALDRITLGKHAADLTAGFKGQPLGERIVVSGRVLDENGRPVRNRVVEVWQCNAAGRYLHKGDQHDAPLDPNFTGTGQVLTDDHGRYRFTTIKPGAYPWRNHFNAWRPAHIHFSLHGEGIGQRLVTQMYFPGDPLLAFDPIYNCVDDDKARARMVSSFDWENTENEFALGYRFDIVLRGRKMTVWE from the coding sequence ATGAGCGATCCCACTGACCTGCGCGGTTACCGCAGGCCGTATCCCGGCACCCAGCCGGACCGCATCCATCTGCCGTATGCCTCCACGCGCCTGCGCGGCCCGGGCCGCGATCCGATCCGGATTCCGGCCACGTTGTCCGAAGTGACCGGGCCCGCCCTGGACCGCATCACCCTGGGCAAGCACGCGGCCGACCTGACCGCCGGCTTCAAGGGCCAGCCGCTGGGCGAGCGCATCGTGGTCAGTGGCCGGGTGCTGGATGAGAACGGGCGCCCGGTCCGCAACCGCGTGGTCGAGGTGTGGCAGTGCAACGCCGCCGGCCGCTACCTGCACAAGGGCGACCAGCACGACGCACCGCTGGACCCCAACTTCACCGGTACCGGCCAGGTGCTCACCGATGATCACGGCCGCTACCGCTTCACCACCATCAAGCCGGGGGCGTACCCGTGGCGCAACCACTTCAACGCGTGGCGGCCGGCGCACATCCATTTCTCGCTGCATGGCGAGGGCATCGGGCAGCGTCTGGTCACCCAGATGTACTTCCCCGGCGATCCGCTGCTGGCGTTCGATCCGATCTACAACTGCGTGGACGATGACAAGGCCCGCGCGCGCATGGTGTCCTCGTTCGATTGGGAAAACACCGAGAACGAATTCGCGCTGGGCTATCGTTTCGATATCGTCCTGCGCGGCCGCAAAATGACCGTGTGGGAGTAA